In Streptomyces sp. NBC_00414, a single window of DNA contains:
- a CDS encoding ABC transporter permease — translation MVRRVLTLTSGRIAVAVLAAIALLAVLGPLLAPQNPLATSDNTLAAASGSHWLGTDYLGRDTFSRLLDGSRVSVLGSLEVALMALVVGAIPGILSVYLGRTFEWITLRLADTLVALPFLLFAVAVIALLGNGITQAMLVTGALVSPLFYRVSRAATLAVARSPYVEAALISGASVGWIVRRHVWVKVLPPIAVALAQTIGVGFIIVSSLTFLGIGVQPPAPTWGGLLASDLGYLSYQPWAPLAPAVLIMITVWASNLLADAIRDVSGEAGRAFVNTRKARANRLDKTDPVSTGGA, via the coding sequence ATGGTGCGCCGCGTCCTCACCCTGACATCCGGCCGGATCGCCGTGGCCGTCCTCGCCGCGATCGCGCTGCTGGCCGTCCTCGGCCCGCTGCTCGCCCCGCAGAACCCCCTCGCCACCAGCGACAACACCCTCGCCGCGGCCTCGGGATCCCACTGGCTCGGCACCGACTACCTCGGCCGGGACACCTTCAGCCGACTCCTGGACGGCTCCCGTGTCAGCGTGCTCGGCTCCCTCGAAGTGGCCCTGATGGCACTGGTCGTCGGCGCGATCCCGGGCATCCTGTCGGTCTACCTCGGCCGCACCTTCGAATGGATCACCCTGCGGCTGGCCGACACGCTGGTGGCCCTGCCGTTCCTGCTGTTCGCGGTCGCCGTCATCGCGCTGCTCGGCAACGGCATCACCCAAGCCATGCTCGTCACCGGCGCGTTGGTCTCCCCGCTCTTCTACCGGGTGTCCCGCGCCGCCACCCTGGCCGTCGCCCGCTCCCCGTACGTGGAGGCCGCGCTCATCTCGGGTGCCTCGGTCGGCTGGATCGTCCGCCGCCATGTCTGGGTCAAGGTGCTGCCTCCGATCGCCGTCGCGCTCGCCCAGACCATCGGCGTCGGCTTCATCATCGTCTCCAGCCTGACCTTCCTCGGCATCGGCGTCCAGCCGCCCGCGCCCACCTGGGGCGGCCTGCTCGCCTCCGACCTCGGCTACCTCAGCTACCAGCCGTGGGCGCCGCTCGCCCCCGCGGTGCTGATCATGATCACCGTCTGGGCCAGCAACCTGCTCGCCGACGCGATCCGCGACGTCTCCGGCGAAGCGGGCCGGGCCTTCGTCAACACCCGCAAGGCCCGCGCCAATCGCCTCGACAAGACCGACCCCGTATCCACCGGAGGTGCGTGA
- a CDS encoding ABC transporter substrate-binding protein produces the protein MPAHLITRRPGPDRRSSRGAGRLRAAALGTAFVAVLTPVLSACGGDSAASGGGSTLKWTSSYFPTHWDPVVGGSGAQFRELALAYASLTRTDESGKAVPDLAKSWEYNDKGDEITFRLRSGLKFSDGEPVDAAAVKAAIERAQKQKNSALFGDLTSIKSVDADGLDAVLHLTQVDYQIPQLLGQRVLQIASPKAAKNPEKLDQNPVGAGPFVVTQVIPGTKALLKKNPDYWDAKNIHIDNVELTSAPDASTVVSGLQTGVYNFADLDPSQASAAKKAGLDVFVQPGFNASNLSLNVNKAPFDNDKVVDAVRHAVNRKEFVDKLTFGYGEVTDQPFPKGYEAYDPESEDAYPYDPAKSKKLLADAGYKWGDIKLNLVIPAEDPQAEIVQSQLAKVGIKVTIKIDKNWATPFFAKDLTFSLYGTTGRDSAAQTLTAHFGPNGPLNLSTPYEPDGFEAAIAKVRETPLDAPDYTKVLQAATRAGLESKALVFTYSQPNLIAKSKSISDLPKNPAHIDWTGVTIDGAN, from the coding sequence ATGCCCGCTCACCTCATCACCCGCCGCCCCGGACCGGACCGCCGTTCGTCCAGAGGTGCAGGCCGCCTGCGGGCCGCAGCCCTCGGAACCGCCTTCGTCGCCGTGCTCACTCCCGTGCTGAGCGCCTGCGGCGGTGACTCCGCCGCGTCGGGCGGCGGCTCCACGCTGAAGTGGACCTCCTCGTACTTCCCGACCCACTGGGACCCGGTCGTCGGGGGCAGCGGCGCGCAGTTCCGTGAACTCGCCCTCGCCTACGCCTCGTTGACCCGGACGGACGAGAGCGGCAAGGCCGTTCCCGACCTCGCCAAGAGCTGGGAGTACAACGACAAGGGTGACGAGATCACCTTCCGCCTGCGCTCCGGCCTGAAGTTCAGCGACGGCGAGCCGGTCGACGCCGCCGCGGTCAAGGCGGCCATCGAGCGGGCGCAGAAGCAGAAGAACTCGGCGCTCTTCGGCGACCTGACCTCCATCAAGTCGGTGGACGCCGACGGCCTGGACGCGGTCCTGCACCTCACCCAGGTCGACTACCAGATACCCCAGTTGCTCGGTCAGCGCGTGCTGCAGATCGCCAGCCCCAAGGCGGCGAAGAACCCCGAGAAGCTGGACCAGAACCCGGTCGGCGCGGGCCCGTTCGTCGTCACCCAGGTGATCCCGGGCACCAAGGCGCTCCTGAAGAAGAACCCGGACTACTGGGACGCGAAGAACATCCACATCGACAACGTCGAGCTGACCTCCGCACCCGACGCCTCCACCGTCGTCTCCGGACTGCAGACCGGCGTCTACAACTTCGCCGACCTGGACCCGAGTCAGGCGTCCGCCGCCAAGAAGGCCGGCCTGGACGTCTTCGTACAGCCGGGCTTCAACGCCTCCAACCTCAGCCTCAACGTCAACAAGGCACCCTTCGACAACGACAAGGTCGTCGACGCCGTACGCCACGCGGTCAACCGCAAGGAGTTCGTCGACAAGCTGACCTTCGGCTACGGCGAGGTGACCGACCAGCCGTTCCCGAAGGGATACGAGGCCTACGACCCCGAGTCGGAGGACGCCTACCCGTACGACCCGGCGAAGTCGAAGAAGCTCCTCGCCGACGCGGGATACAAGTGGGGCGACATCAAGCTGAACCTGGTCATCCCCGCGGAGGACCCCCAGGCGGAGATCGTCCAGTCGCAGCTGGCCAAGGTCGGCATCAAGGTCACCATCAAGATCGACAAGAACTGGGCCACCCCGTTCTTCGCCAAGGACCTGACGTTCTCGCTGTACGGGACCACCGGCCGTGACTCCGCGGCGCAGACCCTCACCGCCCACTTCGGCCCCAACGGCCCGCTGAACCTGAGCACGCCCTACGAGCCGGACGGCTTCGAGGCCGCCATCGCCAAGGTGCGCGAGACCCCGCTGGACGCCCCCGACTACACGAAGGTGCTCCAGGCGGCGACCCGGGCGGGCCTTGAGAGCAAGGCGCTGGTCTTCACCTACTCCCAGCCGAACCTCATCGCCAAGAGCAAGTCGATCTCGGACCTGCCGAAGAACCCGGCCCACATCGACTGGACCGGCGTGACCATCGACGGCGCCAACTGA
- a CDS encoding cupin domain-containing protein: MSEPLTTPGEGFHPHLHDTPDHPAASLRSRLHHIRADSLDGDTAQSGGMRRFAAVSGKNVGSEKLWMGQTHVAPSTASSDHHHGESETAIYVVSGHPEFVFIDASGDSEEPQEVRLRTSPGDYVFVPPFVPHREENPDPDDEAVVVIARSTQEAIVVNLPQLYALSPDEA, from the coding sequence ATGAGCGAGCCGCTGACGACCCCCGGTGAGGGCTTCCACCCTCACCTCCACGACACTCCGGACCACCCGGCCGCATCGCTGCGCAGCCGTCTGCACCACATCCGCGCCGACTCCCTTGACGGTGACACCGCGCAGAGCGGCGGCATGCGCAGGTTCGCGGCCGTCAGCGGCAAGAACGTCGGCTCCGAGAAGCTGTGGATGGGCCAGACCCATGTGGCGCCCTCGACGGCTTCCTCCGACCACCATCACGGTGAGTCCGAGACCGCCATCTACGTGGTGAGCGGGCACCCGGAGTTCGTCTTCATCGACGCCTCGGGCGACAGCGAGGAACCGCAGGAGGTACGGCTGCGCACCTCACCCGGCGACTACGTCTTCGTCCCGCCGTTCGTCCCGCACCGGGAGGAGAACCCGGACCCGGACGACGAGGCGGTGGTCGTCATCGCCCGCAGCACCCAGGAGGCGATCGTGGTCAACCTCCCCCAGCTGTACGCGCTTTCGCCGGACGAGGCCTGA
- a CDS encoding MFS transporter: MQSTSQPSGGSAATRSPDAPHVSASTAASAGPRPTSGSGSAGTPSRPWPGVLTVCLGVMMAFVNVSSTISALASIQRDLQPSTSALVWVTSVYSLVVVTLVMSAGTLADLVGRRAVFFGGAAVFTAGSLLAFASDSSGLLITAQAVMGIGGAAVLPASLSIVSHSFTDPQERTKAIGAWASCSGLGLAVGPLGAGLLLADFSWHSVYLINVVIGAVAMVLTPLLVTESKHPTRQLDLIGVPLSTVALASGTYAIIEGASAGYTSGRIIGAYLVFAVSLALFLFAEARHHDPMLDLRLFRSRSYATVMGVATATMFGFVGIALLSVLYMQRVQHVSALGTGVRLLTMFATYIVVSAFAGRLVQRIGFKLTLAGGLVVLGGGALMLLRTGPFTGYGAMWPGLLVAGVGSALLTAPSTAAAVNSVPRLQAGMASSSVNMFRQLGAVLGPSVLGTIVTTRFPPYLEDRLSSAGVPGPEAARITDGAVHGGSTAGLPPALARTVADSAARAFTDAVHLGLLVGGIALLVMVIPTAVFVRHRNESAADKKPAV, from the coding sequence ATGCAAAGCACTAGTCAGCCTTCCGGTGGGAGCGCCGCGACCAGAAGCCCGGACGCCCCGCACGTCTCCGCCTCCACTGCCGCCTCCGCCGGGCCCCGGCCCACGTCCGGGTCCGGGTCCGCGGGCACCCCCTCCCGCCCCTGGCCGGGCGTTCTCACCGTGTGCCTCGGCGTGATGATGGCCTTCGTCAACGTCTCGTCCACGATCTCCGCGCTGGCGTCGATCCAGCGGGATCTGCAGCCGTCGACGAGCGCGCTGGTCTGGGTGACGAGCGTGTACTCCCTGGTCGTCGTCACCCTGGTGATGTCCGCCGGAACGCTCGCCGACCTGGTGGGGCGTCGCGCGGTCTTCTTCGGCGGGGCCGCGGTGTTCACGGCCGGCAGCCTGCTGGCGTTCGCCTCGGACAGCTCGGGCCTGCTGATCACGGCACAAGCGGTGATGGGCATCGGCGGCGCGGCCGTGCTCCCGGCCAGCCTCTCGATCGTCAGCCACTCGTTCACCGATCCGCAGGAGCGGACCAAGGCGATCGGCGCGTGGGCCAGTTGCTCCGGACTCGGCCTGGCCGTCGGTCCGCTCGGCGCGGGCCTGCTCCTGGCCGACTTCTCCTGGCACTCGGTGTACCTGATCAACGTCGTGATCGGTGCCGTGGCCATGGTCCTGACGCCGCTGCTGGTGACCGAGTCCAAGCACCCGACGCGGCAACTCGACCTGATCGGCGTCCCGTTGTCGACCGTGGCGCTCGCATCGGGCACGTACGCGATCATCGAGGGCGCCTCGGCCGGATACACATCCGGCCGGATCATCGGGGCGTACCTCGTCTTCGCGGTGTCGTTGGCGCTGTTCCTGTTCGCCGAGGCCCGCCATCACGACCCCATGCTGGATCTGCGGCTGTTCCGCAGTCGGTCGTACGCCACCGTGATGGGTGTGGCGACGGCGACCATGTTCGGCTTCGTCGGCATCGCGCTGCTCTCCGTGCTGTACATGCAGCGGGTGCAGCACGTGTCGGCCCTCGGCACCGGTGTCCGGCTGCTGACGATGTTCGCCACCTACATCGTGGTCAGCGCGTTCGCGGGGCGCCTCGTCCAGCGGATCGGATTCAAGCTCACGCTGGCCGGGGGCCTCGTCGTCCTGGGCGGCGGAGCCCTGATGCTGCTGCGCACGGGGCCTTTCACCGGCTACGGCGCGATGTGGCCCGGCCTGCTCGTCGCGGGGGTCGGATCGGCGCTGCTGACGGCGCCGTCCACCGCCGCCGCGGTCAACAGCGTTCCGCGGCTCCAGGCGGGCATGGCCAGTTCATCGGTCAACATGTTCCGGCAACTGGGCGCGGTTCTCGGCCCCAGCGTGCTGGGAACGATCGTCACCACCCGGTTCCCTCCCTATCTGGAGGACCGGTTGTCCTCCGCGGGCGTTCCGGGCCCAGAAGCCGCGCGCATCACCGACGGCGCGGTGCACGGCGGCTCGACGGCAGGGCTGCCGCCGGCTCTCGCCCGCACGGTCGCGGACTCCGCCGCCCGCGCCTTCACCGACGCCGTCCACCTCGGACTGCTCGTCGGCGGCATCGCCCTGCTCGTGATGGTGATACCCACGGCTGTCTTCGTACGCCACCGCAACGAGTCGGCCGCCGACAAGAAGCCGGCCGTCTGA
- a CDS encoding LLM class flavin-dependent oxidoreductase: MSRTIHLALHPYGVGGPGQHGLWKDPSVAKNASIDINYYIKQAQAAEHALFDALFVVDSQFINSTYPSHYLNRLEPLTLLSAVATHTRHIGLVGTASSTYNSPFNLARRFASLDHISGGRAGWNVVTSFDTGTSRNYGLDEHLDYATRYGRALEFVQVARGLWDSYEDDAFPADVERDVFLDPAKLHELNHEGEHFKVAGPLNLSRSPQGQPVIFQAGVSEEGRDLAAQVAEGIYAPGGSLQQARDYYADIKKRTASYGRDPEHIKIFIHGGPIVAATDEAAERREREIFEEDNDFKGNLALLGRSFGAYDFSAHDLDAPFPDVAHLAEKGGRTGAAKLIERAKAENLTLRQVAQSVSEFRRSPFVGAPGTVADTIEKWFDAGTFDGINLAFRNNADLELFVDGVVPILQKRGLFRTEYEADTLRGNLGLPVPANRNTREPSLADH, encoded by the coding sequence ATGTCCCGCACGATCCACCTCGCGCTGCATCCCTACGGCGTCGGCGGCCCCGGCCAGCACGGTCTCTGGAAGGACCCGAGTGTCGCGAAGAACGCCAGCATCGACATCAACTACTACATAAAGCAGGCCCAGGCGGCCGAACACGCCCTCTTCGACGCGCTGTTCGTCGTCGACAGCCAGTTCATCAACTCCACCTACCCGTCGCACTACCTGAACCGGCTCGAACCGCTGACCCTGCTGTCGGCGGTCGCCACCCACACCCGGCACATCGGCCTGGTCGGCACGGCCAGCTCGACGTACAACTCGCCGTTCAACCTCGCCCGCCGGTTCGCCTCCCTCGACCACATCAGCGGCGGCCGGGCCGGCTGGAACGTCGTGACCAGCTTCGACACCGGCACGTCCCGGAACTACGGGCTCGACGAGCACCTCGACTACGCCACCCGCTACGGCCGGGCCCTGGAGTTCGTCCAGGTCGCCCGCGGTCTGTGGGACTCCTACGAGGACGACGCGTTCCCCGCCGACGTCGAGCGGGATGTCTTCCTCGACCCCGCCAAGCTGCACGAACTCAACCACGAGGGCGAGCACTTCAAGGTCGCCGGGCCGCTCAACCTCTCCCGTTCGCCGCAGGGCCAGCCGGTCATCTTCCAGGCCGGCGTCTCCGAGGAGGGCCGCGACCTCGCCGCCCAGGTCGCCGAAGGCATCTACGCGCCGGGTGGCTCACTCCAGCAAGCGCGGGACTACTACGCCGACATCAAGAAGCGCACCGCCTCGTACGGCCGCGACCCCGAGCACATCAAGATCTTCATCCACGGCGGGCCGATCGTCGCCGCCACCGACGAGGCCGCCGAGCGCCGCGAGCGGGAGATCTTCGAGGAGGACAACGACTTCAAGGGCAACCTCGCGCTCCTGGGCCGCTCCTTCGGCGCGTACGACTTCAGCGCACACGATCTGGACGCACCGTTCCCGGACGTGGCGCACCTCGCCGAGAAGGGCGGCCGCACCGGCGCGGCCAAGCTGATCGAGCGGGCCAAGGCGGAGAACCTGACACTGCGTCAAGTCGCCCAGTCCGTCAGTGAGTTCCGCCGCTCCCCGTTCGTCGGAGCGCCCGGCACCGTCGCCGACACCATCGAGAAGTGGTTCGACGCCGGCACCTTCGACGGCATCAACCTCGCCTTCCGCAACAACGCCGACCTGGAACTCTTCGTCGACGGCGTCGTTCCGATCCTCCAGAAGCGCGGCCTGTTCCGCACCGAGTACGAGGCCGACACCCTGCGCGGCAACCTCGGCCTGCCGGTCCCCGCCAACCGCAACACCCGCGAGCCCAGCCTCGCGGACCACTGA
- a CDS encoding ABC transporter ATP-binding protein yields MTTEHVREQPTDATADESAVLEVTGLEVHYGPRRQRRRALHDVSLSVAPGETVGIIGETGSGKSTFARTVLGLVRASAGRIVIGGEDVGAYGSRQWRGLRRRGVVQYVFQDPLRSLDPDLTVEESLIEPLLVQGVPRQEAGDRARTFLARVQLSEELLDRLPGELSGGQRQRVAVARALVTEPKLIILDEPVSALDSANRVQILQILKDLRAAGVALVFISHDLGSVAGIADRIAVLYQGELVEVGAARDVITDPRHVYTRLLVGSAPTLRTASADRAERDRLRALLHA; encoded by the coding sequence GTGACCACCGAACACGTGCGGGAACAGCCCACCGACGCCACGGCGGACGAGAGTGCGGTCCTGGAGGTCACCGGGCTCGAAGTGCACTACGGACCGCGCCGACAGCGCCGCCGCGCCCTGCACGACGTCTCACTGAGCGTCGCGCCCGGTGAAACCGTCGGCATCATCGGCGAGACGGGATCGGGCAAGTCCACCTTCGCCCGCACCGTCCTGGGTCTCGTGCGCGCCTCCGCGGGCCGGATCGTCATCGGCGGCGAGGACGTCGGGGCGTACGGCAGCCGTCAGTGGCGCGGCCTGCGCCGCCGCGGTGTCGTCCAGTACGTCTTCCAGGACCCGCTGCGCAGCCTCGACCCCGATCTCACAGTCGAGGAGTCCCTCATCGAGCCATTGCTCGTCCAGGGCGTCCCACGGCAGGAGGCGGGCGACCGGGCCCGTACGTTCCTCGCCCGCGTCCAGCTCTCCGAGGAACTGCTCGACCGGCTGCCGGGGGAGCTGTCCGGCGGCCAGCGCCAGCGGGTCGCGGTGGCCCGGGCGCTGGTCACCGAGCCGAAGCTGATCATCCTCGACGAGCCGGTCAGCGCCCTCGACTCCGCCAACCGCGTGCAGATCCTGCAGATCCTCAAGGACCTGCGCGCCGCGGGCGTGGCCCTCGTCTTCATCTCCCACGACCTGGGGTCCGTCGCCGGGATCGCCGACCGCATCGCCGTGCTCTACCAGGGCGAACTCGTCGAGGTCGGCGCCGCCCGTGACGTCATCACCGATCCCCGGCACGTCTACACCCGCCTGCTCGTCGGCTCCGCGCCCACCCTGCGGACGGCATCGGCCGACCGGGCCGAACGCGACCGCCTGCGTGCCCTGTTGCACGCCTGA
- a CDS encoding ankyrin repeat domain-containing protein, which translates to MNRRQQKKLSRRLVSAATFGDSGEIRALLRAGADPGASNTEGTTPLYAASVHGATGNVLCLLAAGARPDTESGHGTEGTPLCGAACWGHTETVRALLAHGADPRLREDHGTGRTPLEWATAGPYPETIDLLLAAGARPSGPVT; encoded by the coding sequence GTGAACAGGCGGCAGCAGAAGAAACTGTCCCGACGTCTCGTCAGCGCGGCGACCTTCGGCGACAGCGGCGAGATCCGTGCTCTCCTGCGAGCCGGGGCCGACCCCGGCGCGAGCAACACCGAAGGCACCACGCCCCTTTACGCCGCCTCGGTCCACGGTGCCACCGGGAACGTCCTGTGCCTGCTGGCAGCCGGGGCCCGGCCCGACACCGAGAGCGGACACGGCACGGAAGGCACACCTCTGTGCGGGGCCGCATGCTGGGGCCACACCGAGACGGTTCGCGCACTTCTGGCCCACGGCGCCGATCCCCGTCTCCGCGAGGACCACGGCACGGGCCGTACCCCGCTGGAGTGGGCCACGGCCGGGCCCTACCCGGAAACGATCGACCTGCTGCTCGCCGCGGGCGCCCGACCGTCCGGCCCCGTCACCTGA
- a CDS encoding ABC transporter ATP-binding protein yields the protein MTTLSEKAAPGTTLSATKPGTRPHDGPGTESRTAVATAAPVLAVREVRISDQVTDREIVHGVSFELTPGKTVGIVGESGSGKTLTCRATLGILPPHFEVTAGSIEIAGTDIATLTPQQWTALRGATISAVFQDPASYLNPSIRVGAQIAEVVRVKTGLKRRAARHRAVELLQAVQLRDPELVYGQYTHELSGGMLQRVLIAAAIAADPRILIADEATTALDVTVQAEILDLLAELRESAGLALVVVSHDLAVVAQLCDEVLVMREGEVVEQGTTSEVLHHPRHEYTRLLIAEHESYGLEKFLTPQETS from the coding sequence ATGACCACGCTGTCCGAGAAGGCCGCCCCCGGCACCACCCTGAGTGCCACCAAGCCCGGCACCAGGCCTCACGACGGGCCCGGCACCGAGTCCCGTACGGCTGTCGCGACGGCCGCACCCGTGCTCGCCGTGCGCGAGGTACGCATCAGTGACCAGGTCACCGACCGCGAGATCGTGCACGGGGTGAGCTTCGAACTCACCCCGGGGAAGACGGTCGGCATCGTCGGCGAGTCCGGCAGCGGCAAGACCCTCACCTGCCGCGCCACGCTGGGCATCCTGCCTCCGCACTTCGAGGTCACCGCCGGGTCCATCGAGATCGCCGGCACCGACATCGCGACCCTGACACCCCAGCAGTGGACGGCCCTGCGCGGCGCCACGATCAGCGCGGTCTTCCAGGACCCGGCGTCCTACCTCAACCCCTCGATCCGGGTGGGCGCGCAGATCGCCGAGGTCGTCCGGGTCAAGACGGGTCTGAAGCGGCGCGCAGCACGTCACCGTGCCGTCGAACTGCTCCAGGCCGTCCAGCTGCGCGATCCGGAGCTGGTCTACGGCCAGTACACCCACGAGCTCTCGGGCGGCATGCTCCAGCGGGTCCTGATCGCCGCCGCGATCGCCGCCGACCCGCGGATCCTCATCGCCGACGAGGCGACGACCGCGCTCGACGTCACGGTCCAGGCCGAGATCCTCGACCTGCTCGCCGAACTGCGCGAAAGCGCCGGTCTCGCCCTGGTGGTCGTCTCCCACGACCTGGCCGTCGTCGCCCAGCTGTGCGACGAGGTCCTCGTCATGCGCGAGGGCGAGGTGGTGGAACAGGGCACGACGAGCGAGGTGCTCCACCACCCCCGCCACGAGTACACCCGGCTGCTCATCGCCGAACACGAGAGCTACGGCCTGGAGAAGTTCCTCACGCCCCAGGAGACATCGTGA
- a CDS encoding RrF2 family transcriptional regulator — translation MHISAKADYAMRALLELAREPSRPLTCEAIASSQEIPFRFLKSVVGELRRAGLVRSQRGCEGGYWLGRSAEEITLLDVTRAVDGELITLRGEPLAGLDYPGPAAGLPDVWREVEAGAAAVLGGVTLTSLLARGAAGATGATRATGAMGAMGAAEGLARRGAA, via the coding sequence ATGCATATTTCCGCGAAGGCGGACTACGCCATGAGGGCGCTGCTGGAGCTCGCCCGCGAACCTTCCCGTCCGCTCACCTGTGAAGCCATCGCCTCCTCGCAGGAGATCCCGTTCCGCTTCCTGAAGTCCGTGGTGGGTGAACTGCGCAGAGCCGGCCTGGTGCGCAGCCAGCGTGGCTGCGAGGGCGGTTACTGGCTCGGCAGATCCGCCGAGGAGATCACCCTGCTGGACGTCACGCGTGCCGTGGACGGCGAGTTGATCACTCTGCGCGGCGAGCCGCTGGCCGGCCTCGACTATCCGGGCCCCGCCGCCGGGCTGCCCGACGTGTGGCGAGAGGTCGAGGCCGGGGCCGCGGCCGTCCTGGGCGGAGTGACCCTGACCTCGCTGCTCGCCAGAGGCGCAGCCGGCGCAACCGGAGCGACGAGAGCGACGGGAGCAATGGGGGCGATGGGAGCGGCAGAAGGGCTGGCCCGGAGGGGCGCCGCGTGA
- a CDS encoding ABC transporter permease, protein MTTTAEQAPPARRRGVVVTRVRHTLGRLLVTLARSVAIFVPVFLVATFVTFALRSMSGLSPARIQLGEEATPEAIARVEAQWGLDRPFLVQYWDWFTGVLHGQLGTSWTNGADISTLIGLGLGVSLSVATFALIIGVVLGFVLGTVAALKRTTWIDRAITGFVTLISVMPAFVVGIVLVAVFAVGLHLFPSAGYIPAEQGFGPWLAHITLPALALSFDVVADVARQLRGSLVAAYRENYVTGAVVRGLSPRRIFLSHVLRNGIGPALATLGLKFPALVGASVVTEWIFGLQGFGRFANDSAQAGDVPAVQGVLVVSIVLVVLFNLIVNLVLARVTPASQRGV, encoded by the coding sequence ATGACGACGACCGCGGAACAGGCCCCGCCTGCCCGCCGTCGCGGGGTCGTCGTGACCAGGGTGCGGCACACGCTCGGCCGCCTCCTGGTCACCCTGGCCCGGTCGGTCGCGATCTTCGTGCCCGTCTTCCTGGTCGCGACGTTCGTGACCTTCGCGCTGCGGTCGATGAGCGGACTCAGCCCGGCACGGATCCAGTTGGGCGAGGAGGCGACACCCGAGGCGATCGCACGGGTCGAGGCCCAGTGGGGTCTCGACCGGCCCTTCCTGGTCCAGTACTGGGACTGGTTCACCGGTGTCCTGCACGGACAGCTCGGCACCAGCTGGACCAACGGCGCCGACATCTCCACACTCATCGGCCTGGGCCTGGGAGTGAGCCTGTCCGTCGCGACGTTCGCGCTGATCATCGGCGTGGTCCTCGGATTCGTCCTCGGTACGGTCGCCGCGCTGAAGCGCACCACCTGGATCGACCGTGCCATCACGGGCTTCGTCACCCTGATCTCGGTGATGCCCGCGTTCGTCGTCGGCATCGTGCTGGTCGCGGTCTTCGCCGTCGGGCTCCACCTGTTCCCCTCCGCCGGATACATCCCGGCGGAACAGGGGTTCGGCCCCTGGCTCGCGCACATCACGCTCCCGGCGCTCGCGCTCAGCTTCGACGTCGTCGCGGACGTGGCCCGCCAGCTCCGCGGCAGTCTCGTCGCGGCCTACCGGGAGAACTACGTGACGGGCGCGGTGGTACGGGGTCTGAGTCCCCGTCGGATCTTCCTGAGCCATGTGCTCCGCAACGGCATCGGGCCGGCCCTCGCCACCCTCGGCCTGAAGTTCCCCGCACTCGTCGGCGCCTCCGTCGTCACCGAGTGGATCTTCGGCCTCCAGGGCTTCGGCAGGTTCGCCAACGACTCCGCCCAGGCCGGCGACGTACCGGCCGTGCAGGGCGTCCTCGTGGTGTCGATCGTCCTGGTCGTCCTCTTCAACCTGATCGTCAACCTGGTGCTGGCACGTGTCACGCCGGCATCCCAGCGGGGGGTATGA
- a CDS encoding DsbA family oxidoreductase, whose protein sequence is MKPSPPPPPSSASVEVVEYTDPLCPWAWGSEPVFRRLRAALAGRVRWRRAYAILFDHDDDPPPDPAAETAWYARYVEEISSHSQAPRAVRLSRMPADSWPAALVAKAAEPQGVEVAERVLRRLRESVFVLGEPADTTESALAAVRGVPGLDPRRLAVDAASGAVLEQVRGDRLEARRPVAEVLSAKGAQGTEGARGAQDGSPHPGAAKETTEGGYRYALPTLLVRTPGEQGEYRVVPGWRPFEQYAAAVGELSPGLLTTPTPLPAADALEHYRSLTDPERLLLTDGHWPPPGAVRVDTGNGPLWLHPDEAAVHPAAR, encoded by the coding sequence CTGAAACCCTCGCCGCCGCCGCCACCGTCGTCGGCATCGGTCGAAGTCGTCGAGTACACCGACCCGTTGTGCCCCTGGGCCTGGGGGTCGGAGCCCGTTTTCCGCAGGTTGCGGGCGGCGCTGGCCGGCCGGGTCCGCTGGCGGCGGGCGTACGCGATCCTCTTCGACCACGACGACGATCCGCCGCCCGACCCAGCGGCGGAGACCGCCTGGTACGCGCGGTACGTCGAGGAGATCAGCTCGCACAGCCAGGCTCCCCGGGCGGTACGGCTCAGCCGCATGCCGGCCGACTCCTGGCCCGCCGCACTCGTGGCCAAGGCCGCCGAACCGCAAGGGGTGGAGGTGGCCGAGCGAGTGCTGCGCCGGCTGCGGGAGAGTGTCTTCGTGCTCGGGGAACCGGCCGACACCACCGAGTCGGCGCTGGCCGCGGTTCGGGGCGTACCCGGCCTGGATCCGCGGCGGCTGGCGGTCGACGCCGCCTCCGGGGCGGTACTGGAGCAGGTGCGGGGCGACCGGCTGGAGGCGCGCCGCCCGGTGGCCGAGGTGCTCTCGGCGAAGGGTGCGCAGGGCACGGAGGGTGCGCGGGGCGCGCAGGACGGGTCGCCGCACCCCGGCGCGGCCAAGGAGACCACCGAGGGCGGCTACCGGTACGCGCTGCCGACCCTGCTCGTCCGGACGCCGGGGGAACAGGGCGAGTACCGCGTCGTACCCGGCTGGCGGCCCTTCGAGCAGTACGCGGCTGCCGTCGGGGAACTGAGCCCCGGACTGCTGACGACCCCCACGCCGCTCCCTGCGGCGGACGCGCTGGAGCACTACCGCAGCCTGACCGATCCGGAGCGGCTGCTGCTGACGGACGGCCACTGGCCGCCCCCGGGCGCGGTGCGGGTGGACACGGGCAACGGGCCCCTGTGGCTGCACCCCGATGAGGCCGCGGTGCACCCCGCAGCCCGCTGA